The stretch of DNA TGATTATTTATGCACTATTTGGATCTTCTAGACAATTAGCAGTTGGACCAGTTGCGATGGTTTCACTTTTAGTATTTACAGGTGTGTCTCAACTTGCAAAACCAGGGACAGATGAATATATTGCATATGCACTGCTACTCGCTTTGATGGTAGGTGTGATCCAATTAGTATTAGGACTTTCCCGCCTAGGCTTTCTTGTTAACTTTTTATCACATTCTGTTATAAGTGGGTTTACATCTGCAGCTGCAATCATCATTGGTCTTAGTCAGTTAAAAAATCTATTAGGAATCGATATTCCGAAAGGTTCGATTTTTGTTATCATAAGTAATGCAATTATGAAAGTCAATGAAATAAATATGGTAACATTTTTAATTGGCCTAGGGAGTATTATCATTCTTATATTACTTAAAAAAATGGCACCTAAATTTCCAGCACCATTAGTTGTTGTAGTTTTGGGTATTTTAGTAGTTCGTTTTCTTCAATTAGACCAAGTTGGTGTTAAGATTGTTGGTGATATTCCGAATGGAATACCAGCATTTTCAATTCCAATGTTTAATATAGAGGCAATTACGGCTTTACTACCGATTGCATTGACGATTTCATTTGTCAGTTTTATGGAATCTGTCGCAGTTGCAAAGTCAATTGCCAATAAAGAAAAATATAAAATTAATGCAAATCAAGAGTTAAATGGTTTAGGCCTGGCAAATATCTTTGGGTCATTTTTCTCTGCTTTTCCAGTTACAGGAGGATTTTCAAGGACAGCAGTAAACTATCAAGCAGGAGCTAGAACAGGTCTTGCTTCTATTATTACAGCAGTATTAATTTTTATTACGCTTCAATTCTTTACAGGGTTGTTTTACTTTCTTCCTCAAGCTGTATTAGCAGCAATTATAATGGTTGCTGTGTATGGATTAATTGATGCAAAGGAAGCAGTTCATTTATTCAAGGTAAAAAAAGCAGATGGATGGACATTACTAATTACTTTTATAGCAACTCTTACATTGGGGATTGAACAAGGAATACTAGTTGGAATCGGTGTATCCTTACTGCTGTTTATTTGGAGAAGTGCATATCCTCATATAGCTGAATTAGGATATCTTAGTGATCAGAATGTTTTTAAGAATGTGAAGTATTATCCAAATGCCAAAACATATGAGAACTTGTTAATATACCGAATAGATGCATCGTTATATTTTGCGAACATGGCATTTGTTGAAGAAAAACTTCAACAAGCTATCCTTGAAAAGGCAAACATTAATAAAGTCATTCTAGACTTTTCGGGGGTTAATTCAATGGATGCTATTGCGCTTGACGAATTAACGAAAATCATAGAAGGCTACAAAAAATCTAATATAGAGTTTTATATTGCTGGAATCAAACAACCAGTCTATGAACTCTTTAGAAAAGCAGGATTAGATAAAAAGTACAAGGGGAAAATTGATTTTCTGTCTGTAGATCAGGCTCTTTGAAATGTAAAACTTGGGGTGATCTCATGAGTAAGCAAATAATGGCTGATAACAATCAAGGGTTTGTTAATAGTATATTAAAAGAGGATCCTCATTATTTTGAAAGGTTAAAAGAAGGGCAATCACCAGAGTACTTTGTAATAGCTTGTTCTGATTCTAGGGTCAGTCCTTCTATTGTTGCTAACATGCCACTTGGGAGTATGTTTGTTCACCGAAACATTGCAAATCAAGTTACCGATGATGACACTAGCTTGAATGCAAGCTTGTATTATGCACTCAAGCATTTAAAAGTAAAAAAAATAGTTATTAAAGGGCATACTAGCTGCGGAGGGATAGAAGCTGCTTGTAGCGGTAATAACGAAAATGAGTTAAAGAGTTGGATTTCAAAAATAAAAAAAGGATTACCGGATACATGTAATCTGTCCCAACAAGAGCTTTCCAAACAGAATATATTACAACAAATAGAAAATTTAAAGAGTCATCCAATTTACAAAAAATATGGAAAGGATATTGAGATTGTTGGCTGTTTGTTCCATGTTGAGACAGGAAAATTAGAAAGAATTAATTGATCAAGCAAAAAAATGAGTATGCTAAAAAACCTTCCTTTCTCCAATTGGAAGGTTTTGTTTTACTTCCCTAGATGTGTTTTCTAAACTATATTTCGAAAAGTCGTTTTACTTCTCAACAATGCATAAATCCAATGTAAGAGCTTATTCGCACAAGCGATTATTATAATGGACCCATAAAACTAGACACCAAGAAAGGAAAATTCAATCCTCCACCTAAAGAGTATCCTTTTTCACAGGAGAACCTGTCAAGGATAAAGGCATGCACTCGCAAGCTCGCCTTTGACAGAAC from Sutcliffiella cohnii encodes:
- a CDS encoding carbonic anhydrase; amino-acid sequence: MSKQIMADNNQGFVNSILKEDPHYFERLKEGQSPEYFVIACSDSRVSPSIVANMPLGSMFVHRNIANQVTDDDTSLNASLYYALKHLKVKKIVIKGHTSCGGIEAACSGNNENELKSWISKIKKGLPDTCNLSQQELSKQNILQQIENLKSHPIYKKYGKDIEIVGCLFHVETGKLERIN
- a CDS encoding SulP family inorganic anion transporter gives rise to the protein MLKKLIPSIDWLGHYNKNDLRGDLSAGLIVAIMLIPQGMAYAMLAGLPPVIGLYASTIPLIIYALFGSSRQLAVGPVAMVSLLVFTGVSQLAKPGTDEYIAYALLLALMVGVIQLVLGLSRLGFLVNFLSHSVISGFTSAAAIIIGLSQLKNLLGIDIPKGSIFVIISNAIMKVNEINMVTFLIGLGSIIILILLKKMAPKFPAPLVVVVLGILVVRFLQLDQVGVKIVGDIPNGIPAFSIPMFNIEAITALLPIALTISFVSFMESVAVAKSIANKEKYKINANQELNGLGLANIFGSFFSAFPVTGGFSRTAVNYQAGARTGLASIITAVLIFITLQFFTGLFYFLPQAVLAAIIMVAVYGLIDAKEAVHLFKVKKADGWTLLITFIATLTLGIEQGILVGIGVSLLLFIWRSAYPHIAELGYLSDQNVFKNVKYYPNAKTYENLLIYRIDASLYFANMAFVEEKLQQAILEKANINKVILDFSGVNSMDAIALDELTKIIEGYKKSNIEFYIAGIKQPVYELFRKAGLDKKYKGKIDFLSVDQAL